A window of Hypomesus transpacificus isolate Combined female chromosome 7, fHypTra1, whole genome shotgun sequence genomic DNA:
tcttcctccacctgcctcctccacctccatcctccacctctccctgatGGTGCTCCATGTTCCTCTTCCTCTGgtctcagtgacatcacaataaCATCACAGCTCCTATTGGTCCCTGTTGCTCTATCAGGCTGCTGAGAAACTACCTTCACGGGATATGTTGTTTCTGCTGCACTGGATGATGTAAAACTGTAACTGAGATgggtgggtcagatggctgagccaaatcgggctagtaatcagatggttgccggttcgattcctggccgtgcaaaattaagttgaattttcttaaaatactgggaCATTATAGACTATGTAGGCACGCCACGGATTAAAAGGCTTGGTAGTCAAAGCTAGGTAGACCCAGAGCCATGTAAAAAGAGAGTTGGGACACTTCCACAGACTTCCATTGTAATCGAAGAAGGCAGAAGTAAGCGTGTCATTTGCGAcctatagtcccaaacattgtattttgcaaCGTTCAACCCGATTAATGTTCAGTGTTACGAATCAAGTTAGCtgttttgaaaatagttttaaaaGTAATGCAGTGAtttgatcaatttaccagcAACTTGCTTTGTAACACTGAACATTAATGgcttagtttgtgaaagacccagaaagacacacatttccgacgaggcaaaatcacagacaattttggaatccctgccggacgcattttttaggtctcgaaaagaggacgtgtccgggtaaaagaggacgtctggtcatccAAATTTCATATAACCAGTTTTATTTAAACTGTATTGTAACACATAGATTGTTATATTCTACatgcacatctgattagagctagcaacaatgaattgcagattaaggggtcccctatcgtccagctagctgtcgacgctcggcaggaatttcaggtccactcactaaaccaaacttgaccctctcactagacatattgcataataaaatgttttattgaatgtaattggttgccttgtatattctgttttatttaccaaactcctttcttgtcttaaaaTGAGCTTGTGTGAGCTACAAtatggtagctagcatagccatttctagctctgcttcacaatattgctgcCTAGTGTTATGAGTTAATGTGATACATACATTTTcataaagtatcagacatatacataatacaacacaccagtaaccaattgatattatgtgttaatataccgaaaatgtcagtaaatcgagatgctGCTACTGTCTGTCCCATTGAAAACCATTAAAACGGGTTGCCAGCAGTGTTTTTTTGCAAGGTACTTGAACcaagtgatcacgtgtcggcgagatcagagAGTGTTGTagctctttttatatggctctggcccATTGGTTGCGAATCGTCGCTCGCGCGTCATTATGCTATGTTCACATCGTGCAGTCGCGAGTCCGTCACTTGCTTTCAATGTGAAATCAATGGTATGCTTCACTTCATCGCGCTGTTGTTCGTGTATTGACAACAAATTGTCACTCGCGCACTGTGCTCGTATATTATTTTTCAAGTTCGCACATACCTATTTTTAGGCGCAAATGCGAGTGAAATGCTAGCACTGTAGAGCCCTGACTATACAAGTAAGATTTGAttttaattagcctacattttcagAAAGCTTACCAGTTCTTTTCACAGGTCGATATCTCCAGTATTACACAGTCTGCCAACCTGGTGCTCTGAAACCATTAGCTAATTGAAtgactctgattggttgttccaATCTAATAACCAATGGTTATTGTGCAGGAAGTGCTCCTGTCAGGGTTGCCTGTGCAGGAGCCAGATACCACAGCTAGATGATGATGAGCTGCTCTACAGCAGCAGGATTCTATTGAACATCAAGTCTACATCCTTATGTTGTCATGGTTTCCTTCTCATTAAAACACATCCAGCAGAAGGTTCAGTTATGGTGGATGTTGGCTTGTTTATAAGACGTGTGATGTGTgtatgggtgagtgtgtgtatgggtgggtgtgtgagtgtgtgagtgtgtgtgtatgggtgtgtgtgtgtatgggtgagtgtgtgtatgggtgggtgtgtgagtgtatgagtgtgtgtgtatgggtgtgtgtgtgtataggtaggtgtgtgagtgtatgagtgtgtgtgtatgggtgtgtgtgtgtatgggtgggtgtgtgagtgtatgagtgtgtgtgtatgggtgtgtgtgtgtatgggtaggtgtttgtgtatggtgtgtgttttggttttcCCCCAGAGAGCTGGTGTTTGGTGTGACCTGAGTGAAGGGGTTTCAGGAAGGAACAGTTGTGAGGGGGAAGGGTGTGTCAGATGCGCGCAGCATCCAGTtttgtgagggggaggggtttgttgtTTGAGCGGGGCACCGGGTGATGAAACATTCAGGATATGCATTAGCACTGCTGCTAGGCTAAAAACAGCCCAGACTGCACTCAGGGGGCATGATTGTGATGTCATAGACACAGAGCCAATGGAACGTCATTTCAGGGGGAAGTTAGCATTgaccaggcagacagacagacagacagacagacagacagacagacagacagacagacagacagacaggtaggcaggcaggcaggcaggcaggcaggcaggcaggcaggcaggcaggcaggcaggcaggcggcgggcagacagacagacagacagacagacagacagacagacaggcaggcaggcaggcaggcaggcaggcaggcaggcaggcaggcaggcaggcaggcaggcagtaagGTGAATAATTCACAAAAGATTACATCATGGCTCGAGCAGCATTAACCATCTGAGTCACAGTGGAGCGCAGACTGTTCGCCAAGAAGATGGTAGAAAGAGCGATTAAAAGTGTTTATCCCTGTTCCTCCATAATataataactgtgtgtgtgagtgtgtgtgtatgtgtgtgtgtgtgtgagagtaagtGGTGTAGGGGAGAACTGGAggacggggggaggagggccggAAGGGGAGATAGAGTAAGGGAGACACATATATCTTGTAAATTGGGTGAAAGGGCATGATGCTGTGCTAGCTAACTGTGagatgtctatgtgtgtgagtgtaggtgtgtgtgtgtcagctacTACACCCTGTGGTGGGGTGACCCTGTGAGAGAGCATTACTACACCCTGTGGTGGGGTGACCCTGTGAGAGAGCATTACTACACCCTGTGGTGGGGTGACCCTGTGAGAGAGCATTACTACACCCTGTGGTGGGGTGACCCTGTGAGAGAGCATTACTACACTCTGTGGTGGGGTGACCCTGTGAGAGAGCATTACTACACCCTGTGGTGGGGTGACCCTGTGAGAGAGGGATAGTATTCTAGAACAGACTGCAGAACacccagggggagaggagagatggagggatggagggatggagggatggagggattaatggagaagaaagagaaacagtgtGAAAGTGCTCATGAAAGCCAACAGTATCATTCATCTCTGAGGCCCCATGttgtccttctccatctctctctatattAGGGTTCTATCAGGCTACCGATCGATCTCTGTTTTGGACATGgattaagaacacacacacgcacacctacacacacatctacacaaatgcacacctacacacacaaatctgaGCTAGGTCTGGTATTGTTTTCTTGCTGCCATTAGGATGTTTCCTGGAAGAGCTGATCAATACATCAAACACACAATATCACACTGATGTCatcctgtatctctctctttccctctacttctttctttctccctccctctgtctacacacactcacacactctctccctccctctgtctacacacactcacacactctctccctccctctgtctacacacactcacacactctctccctcgctctgtctacacacactcacacactctctccctccctctgcctacacacactcacacactctctccctccctctgtctacacacactcacacactctctccctccctctgcctacacacactcacacactctctccctccctctgcctacacacacacgctccctctttctgtctttctcagttTGGGCCTGGTCCTTTCTCAGTTTGGGCCTGGTCCTTTCTCAGTTTGGGCCTGGTCAGTTTGGGCCTGGCCCTTTCCGGCTGGGCTAACTGAAAGGAAGGCTGGCCTTGCAAGGggttaatccccccccccctcccccaactaGGATTGTCTAACTTAGACTGTATCTCAGTGGGGAAGACAATATATGCTAACTTAGACTGTATCTCTTTGGGGAAGATAGGACATGCTAACTTAGACTGTGTCTCtatggggaagagaggagatgctAACTTAGACTGTATCTCtgtggggaagagaggagatgttAACTTAGACTGTATCTATATGGGGAAGAGAGGATATGCTAACTTAGACTGAATCTAtatgggaaagagagaagatgcTAACTTAGACTGTATCTATATGGGAAAGAGAAGATATGCTAACTTAGACTGTATATCtatggggaagagaggagatgctAACTTAGACTGTATCTAtatggggaagagaggagatgctAACTTAGACTGTATCTATATGGGAAAGAGAGGATATGCTAACTTAGACTGTATCTATATGGGAAAGAGAGGATATGCTAAGCCACTGAACTGTTCCCTAGTGATGGTGGGTGTTGTGTGTGCCCCAGGCGTTCTGCCAGGCCTGCTCCACCCAGCGCAAGGTGGCAGCAGACGGGGAGAGCACGGAGGAGTCCCTGCTGCAGGAGTCAGCCAGCAAGGAGGCCTTCTACATGAGCCGTCTGCTGGAGCTGCAGGCCCAGCTCAAGCACTGCCGAGCTAAAGCCTCCAGCACCCTGGCGGACAACCAGCACCTGGGAACACTGCTGCAGGACCTGCGTGAGGTGGGGGggatctgaaccaggagctaggagaggtggggaggatctgaaccaggagctaggagaggtgggggggatctgaaccaggagctaggagaggtgggggggatctgaaccaggagctaggagaggtgggggggatctgaaccaggagctaggagaggtgggggggatctgaaccaggagctaggagaggtggggaggatctgaaccaggagctaggagaggtggggaggacctgaaccaggagctaggagaggtgggggggatctgaaccaggagctaggagaggtggggaggacctgaaccaggagctaggagaggtgggggggatctgaaccaggagctaggagaggtgggggggatctgaaccaggagctaggagaggtgggggggacctgaaccaggagctaggagaggtgggggggatctgaaccaggagctaggagaggtgggggggacctgaaccaggagctaggagaggtgggggggatctgaaccaggagctaggagaggtgggggggacctgaaccaggagctaggagaggtgggggggacctgaaccaggagctaggagaggtgggggggacctgaaccaggagctaggagaggtgggggggatctgaaccaggagctaggagaggtgggggggatctgaaccaggagctaggagaggtgggggggacctgaaccaggagctaggagaggtgggggggacctgaaccaggagctaggagaggtggggaggatctgaaccaggagctgggagaggtggggaggatctgaaccaggagctaggagaggtgggggggatctgaaccaggagctaggagaggtgggggggacctgaaccaggagctaggagaggtgggggggacctgaaccaggagctaggagaggtggggaggatctgaaccaggagctaggagaggtggggaggatctgaaccaggagctaggagaggtgggggggatctgaaccaggagctaggagaggtggggaggatctgaaccaggagctaggagaggtggggaggatctgaaccaggagctaggagaggtggggaggatctgcaccaggagctaggagaggtggggaggatctgaaccaggagctaggagaggtggggaggatctgaaccaggagctaggagagggggggaggatctgaaccaggagctaggagaggtggggaggatctgaaccaggagctaggagaggtgggggggatctgaaccaggagctaggagaggtgggggggacctgaaccaggagctaggagaggtgggggggacctgaaccaggagctaggagaggtggggaggatctgaaccaggagctaggagaggtggggaggatctgaaccaggagctaggagaggtggggaggatctgaaccaggagctaggagagggggggaggatctgaaccaggagctaggagaggtggggaggatctgaaccaggagctaggagaggtggggaggacctgaaccaggagctaggagaggtggggaggatctgaaccaggagctaggagaggtggggaggatctgaaccaggagctaggagaggtggggaggatctgaaccaggagctaggagaggtgggggggatctgaaccaggagctaggagaggtggggaggatctgaaccaggagctaggagaggtggggaggatctgaaccaggagctaggagaggtggggaggatctgcaccaggagctaggagaggtggggaggatctgaaccaggagctaggagaggtggggaggatctgaaccaggagctaggagagggggggaggatctgaaccaggagctaggagaggtggggaggatctgaaccaggagctaggagaggtggggaggacctgaaccaggagctaggagaggtggggaggatctgaaccaggagctaggagaggtggggaggatctgaaccaggagctaggagaggtggggaggatctgaaccaggagctaggagaggtggggaggatctgaaccaggagctaggagagggggggaggacctgaaccaggagctaggagaggtggggaggacctgaaccaggagctaggagaggtggggaggacctgaaccaggagctaggagaggtggggaggatctgaaccaggagctaggagaggtggggaggatctgaaccaggagctaggagagggggggaggacctgaaccaggagctaggagaggtggggaggatctgaaccaggagctaggagagggggggaggatctgaaccaggagctaggagaggtggggaggatctgaaccaggagctaggagagggggggaggatctgaaccaggagctaggagaggtggggaggatctgaaccaggagctaggagagggggggaggacctgaaccaggagctaggagaggtggggggacagtgaggtttgtgtatgtatgtggacAGACCTGTAACTGTTTGTGTTCTAGAGTAatgagatggtgtgtgtatgtgtgtatggtgtgtgtgtgtatggtgtgtgtgtatggtgtgcgTGCAGAGTAAGGAGATGCTGGAGTtgcagaggagcagggggagggaggagttgaGAGAGTACAAGTTCAGAGAAGCTCGACTGCTGCAGGACTACagcgagctggaggaggagaacatctcCCTGCAGAAGCTGGTGTCCACACTCAGACagaaccaggtacacacacacaccctgacagaaccaggtacacacacacaccttggacagaaccaggcccacacacacactgcctacaCATGTATCTCATCAACAATAAACAACATTAATAATGcacatcctcttctctcttcttctctccaggTGGAGTTTGAAGGTCTGAAACACGAGATCAAAGttctggaggaggagacggaaGTCCTGAGGAGCCAACTGGAGGACGCGCTGCGTCTGAAGGACATCTCCGATAGCCAATTGGAGGAAGCGCTGGACTCGCTGAAAAGCGAGCGTGAGCAGAAGAATCACCTCCGCAAGGAGCTGGTGCATCACCTGAGCATCTGTGATGTCACCTACACAGGGTCTGCCCACCTGGCCTTCACCTCCGCCCCGCCCAGCGGCACTGCCACGCCCACATCCATTCAGTCTCCTAGCAACGAGGAGCCGGTGCGGTGCAACGGACATCTCCATGGCAACGCAGTGACGGGCTGCAGCGGGTCGTTGCCCAGAGCCAATGGGGAGTGTCGAGCAGCGGGGCGCAGAGGGGAGGGCGGGGCCGACCTGTTCAGTGAGATGAATATGACGGAGATTCAGAAGCTGAAGCAACAACTGATGGAGGTATGTGGGGTTAACAactacctctctgtctcactatcactctctgactctctgtgtaTGTCTTTATCaatatctatctctctcgctttctttctctctccataccTCTTTCTATATCTCTATCctaaataatgtgtgtgtgtgtgtttgtgtgtgtgagaaagcatgtgtgtttgtgggatgctgttgtccctccctccctccggctTCTGTAATTAGCCAGGCCACAGGAAGAGCTTTGTTTTATCCTCTGACACTGGATCCAGAAGcaggactaggactaggactaggacgagggctagggctagggctacgAGCAGGGCTAGGGTCAGTAAGAGGGCTAAGactagggctggggctagggctggggctttGAACTTGACCAACTCCAGGAGTAGGACCAAGcccaggactgaggctagggctTTACCCTGGCCTAACCCTGGCCCGGTGCTGTGTGCGCCCCCTACAGGTGGAGTGTGAGAAGGCAGGGCTGTTGAGCAGCCTGCAGGAGAGCCAGACCCagctgcagcacacacagagTGCCTTGGCTCAGCAGCACGAGAGGGCCCTCCGCCTCAGCCAGAGAGTCACAGCACTCAGACGCCTGCACCGTGAAGCCCACCTCGCCCACCAGGCCCATCCAGACTCAAAGACCCAGCTCCACCGTGAGACCCTCatggagcagggtggggaggaggaggaggaagaggaggtgtcCAGAGTGTTCCCCCACCACACCCCGGGCCTGGAGATCCTGCAGTGTAAGTATCGCGTGGCGGTGACTGAGGTGGTGGAGCTGAAGGCAGAGCTGCGAGGGCTCCGAGAGCAGCAGGCCTTGCAGGAGCGAACCCGGGGCCTGGTGCGCCGCCACAGcctggaggagaaggtggacCGGCTGGAGGACGAGCTGAAGGAGGCGCGGGGGCGAGCGGGGGAGAGTCAGGCGGCGCTGGGCGCGGCACAGGATGAGCTGGTGATGTTCAGTGAGGAGCTGGCCCAGCTCTACCACCACGTGTGCCTCTGCAACAACGAGACGCCCAACCGCGTCATGCTCGACTACTACCGGCAGGGCCGCGGTCCGAGGGCCGGACTGGGCGGGCCCAAGGGGGCGGCGGCTGATGATGACAGCAGGGTCCTGCTCACGCCGCGATTGGCCCGGAGGCTTGCCGCTGTTGTCGCAGCAACCGGCTCGTCGGGGGAGTCGCGGAGCCCCTCTGAGTCGCCGtccaaggagggggggagggaaggggggaagaCTCCTCCTACCGGCTCCCCCAGCATCAGTgcctcttcatcttcatcttcatcatcttcaccCGCTCTGGAGACAGCTGGAGACCTGCGCAGAGAACCCATGAACATCTACAACCTCAACGCCATCATCAAAGAAcaggtatgagtgtgtgtaagtgtgtgtgtgttggtgtgtgtgtgtgtgtttgtaaataatGGTGTTTGTACCTGCCGTGTGTCCCCCAGGTGCGCCACCTTCAGAGGGCGGTGGACCGGGCGCTGCAGCTGTCCCGGCAGAGAGCAGCGGCCAGGGAGCTGGCGCCTCTGCTggacaaggacaaggacagCTGCCTGGAGGAGATCCTCAAGCTGAAGGCTCTGCTTAGCACCAAGAGAGAGCAGGTGGCTACCCTGCGCCTCGTCCTCAAGGCCAACAAGCAGGTGAacctgggaggactggaggactgggaggactgggagactgggaggactggaggactgggagactggaggactggaggactgggggactgagagaaagggggactgggagactggaggactggaggactgggagaacGGGGGACTaggagactggaggactgggagagtggaggactgggagactgggagacTTGAGGACTGgaagactggaggactgggagactggaggactggaggactgggagactgggggactgggagactgggagactggaggactgggagactggaggactgggagactggaggactggaggactggaggactggaggactggaggactgggagactggaggactgggagactgggagactggaggactgggagactggaggactgggagactggaggactgggagactggacgactggaggactggaagactggaggactgggagactggaggactgggagactggaggactggaggactgggagactgggagactggaggactggaggactgggagactggaggactgggagactggaggactgggagactgggagactggaggactgggagactggaggactggaagaCTGgaagactggaggactggaggactgggagactgggagactggaggactgggagactggaggactggaggactgggggactggaggactgggagactgggagactggaggactgggagactggaggactggaagactggaggactgggagactgggagactggaggactgggagactggaggactgggagactggacgactgggagactggaggactgggagactggaggactgggagactggaggactggaggactgggagactggaggactgggagactggaggactgggaggactgggagtctggaggactgggagactggaggagtggagactggaggactgggagactggaggactgggagactggaggactgggagactaGAGAACTGGTTTAAATGGGACATTAGAGGACTgggggacctgggggggggggttggaggactGAGACTGTGTGCCCCCAGGTGGTGTGGACCGTGTTGTTGTATTTCCTGGTTTGATGTTAAGATTTTGTGTTTGCTGTTTCTCTCGCAGACAGCCGAGGGTGCTCTGGCCAACCTGAAGAGTAAGTACGAGAACGAAAAGGCAATGGTGACGGACACCATGACCAAGCTGAGGAACGAGCTGAAGGCCTTAAAGGAGGACGCTGCCACATTCTCCTCACTGCGCGCCATGTTCGCCACCACGTACGATACACCAAAAGAATTCGCTCGCGCGCTATGCGCACTCGCATTAAGCTTGGAATTTcttaactagcatcacatcaggcacagaatttgcatgcattagcagggcgcccgctgtggtggcgtatacgggactagttctggtgggccggtctggatcaaagtccatgCAGGGCCTATTTtgactcccagtccgtccctgctcTTGAGCACTTGAGCACTTGAGGTAACACCTGCCAGTTAACACCTCACCCCAGATgtaacctcccctctcccccaggtgtgACCAGTATAtgacctcccctctcccccaggtgtgACCAGTATAtgacctcccctctcccccaggtgtgACCAGTATAtgacctcccctctcccccaggtgtgACCAGTATATGATCCGTCTGGATGAGATGCAGAGGCAGCTGACAGCAGCGGAGGATGAGAAGAAGACCCTGAACTCGCTGCTCCGCATGGCCATCCAGCAGAAGCTGGCTCTGACGCAGCGCCTGGAGGACCTGGCGTTCGACCAGGAGCTGAGCCACCGCTCCCCAGGGGGTAAGGGCCCTCGGCCCCGGACCAGCACCCCTAAAGTAAGTCAcccagcctctgcctcagcccctTCCCCCGGCCTCTCCGATGCCCCACTCAGTCCAGTGACTACAGCCCCTGCCTCCCTGACCCTGgctttcacctcctccaccccgcctgcacccccctcgcccccccgcccctgccccctccccagcccgtCCTCCAGAGCCTCCACCGCTCACTCCATCCCAGGGAGCCCTCCCGCCTTGGAGgccccctcctcgcccccctcctcccccacctcttccCCCCGGCGTCTGGCTCAGAGCCTGGGAACACAGGGGGGCCAGGAGGCTGGGGTCCGGGGGGGCCAGGAGGCTGGGGTCCGGGGGGACCAAGGGGCCCAGACCCTCCTGGTGGACAGCATGAGTGTAGACCACTCCCACCTTCCTCGTTGCTCGGCCGTGTCCAGAATATTTTCCCCTGACACCCGGTCATCCCCCACTCGCCCCGCCCTgccaggctccgccccctcatCCCCGTATCGCTCGCCCCTGCTGACGCGGAGATCCGCCtggagctcctcctccaggacacGCCCCCTTGCCAGCCTATCACGCCCCtcgtactcctcctcctcctcctatgcctcctcttcctcctaccATAGTCCCTCCTCCTTCTACAGTCCCTCTTCATTCTACAGTCACTCCAACAGC
This region includes:
- the LOC124469816 gene encoding protein bicaudal D homolog 1-like isoform X2 codes for the protein MAAGGGCGDTVEQCRAEVERLSRELAEANREKVRAAECGLVVLEENQTLKQQYAELEAEQEALRLELEQLQEAFCQACSTQRKVAADGESTEESLLQESASKEAFYMSRLLELQAQLKHCRAKASSTLADNQHLGTLLQDLRESKEMLELQRSRGREELREYKFREARLLQDYSELEEENISLQKLVSTLRQNQVEFEGLKHEIKVLEEETEVLRSQLEDALRLKDISDSQLEEALDSLKSEREQKNHLRKELVHHLSICDVTYTGSAHLAFTSAPPSGTATPTSIQSPSNEEPVRCNGHLHGNAVTGCSGSLPRANGECRAAGRRGEGGADLFSEMNMTEIQKLKQQLMEVECEKAGLLSSLQESQTQLQHTQSALAQQHERALRLSQRVTALRRLHREAHLAHQAHPDSKTQLHRETLMEQGGEEEEEEEVSRVFPHHTPGLEILQCKYRVAVTEVVELKAELRGLREQQALQERTRGLVRRHSLEEKVDRLEDELKEARGRAGESQAALGAAQDELVMFSEELAQLYHHVCLCNNETPNRVMLDYYRQGRGPRAGLGGPKGAAADDDSRVLLTPRLARRLAAVVAATGSSGESRSPSESPSKEGGREGGKTPPTGSPSISASSSSSSSSSPALETAGDLRREPMNIYNLNAIIKEQVRHLQRAVDRALQLSRQRAAARELAPLLDKDKDSCLEEILKLKALLSTKREQVATLRLVLKANKQTAEGALANLKSKYENEKAMVTDTMTKLRNELKALKEDAATFSSLRAMFATTCDQYMIRLDEMQRQLTAAEDEKKTLNSLLRMAIQQKLALTQRLEDLAFDQELSHRSPGGKGPRPRTSTPKIVSSLLPQCRRFPPS
- the LOC124469816 gene encoding protein bicaudal D homolog 1-like isoform X1 — translated: MAAGGGCGDTVEQCRAEVERLSRELAEANREKVRAAECGLVVLEENQTLKQQYAELEAEQEALRLELEQLQEAFCQACSTQRKVAADGESTEESLLQESASKEAFYMSRLLELQAQLKHCRAKASSTLADNQHLGTLLQDLRESKEMLELQRSRGREELREYKFREARLLQDYSELEEENISLQKLVSTLRQNQVEFEGLKHEIKVLEEETEVLRSQLEDALRLKDISDSQLEEALDSLKSEREQKNHLRKELVHHLSICDVTYTGSAHLAFTSAPPSGTATPTSIQSPSNEEPVRCNGHLHGNAVTGCSGSLPRANGECRAAGRRGEGGADLFSEMNMTEIQKLKQQLMEVECEKAGLLSSLQESQTQLQHTQSALAQQHERALRLSQRVTALRRLHREAHLAHQAHPDSKTQLHRETLMEQGGEEEEEEEVSRVFPHHTPGLEILQCKYRVAVTEVVELKAELRGLREQQALQERTRGLVRRHSLEEKVDRLEDELKEARGRAGESQAALGAAQDELVMFSEELAQLYHHVCLCNNETPNRVMLDYYRQGRGPRAGLGGPKGAAADDDSRVLLTPRLARRLAAVVAATGSSGESRSPSESPSKEGGREGGKTPPTGSPSISASSSSSSSSSPALETAGDLRREPMNIYNLNAIIKEQVRHLQRAVDRALQLSRQRAAARELAPLLDKDKDSCLEEILKLKALLSTKREQVATLRLVLKANKQTAEGALANLKSKYENEKAMVTDTMTKLRNELKALKEDAATFSSLRAMFATTCDQYMIRLDEMQRQLTAAEDEKKTLNSLLRMAIQQKLALTQRLEDLAFDQELSHRSPGGKGPRPRTSTPKVSHPASASAPSPGLSDAPLSPVTTAPASLTLAFTSSTPPAPPSPPRPCPLPSPSSRASTAHSIPGSPPALEAPSSPPSSPTSSPRRLAQSLGTQGGQEAGVRGGQEAGVRGDQGAQTLLVDSMSVDHSHLPRCSAVSRIFSPDTRSSPTRPALPGSAPSSPYRSPLLTRRSAWSSSSRTRPLASLSRPSYSSSSSYASSSSYHSPSSFYSPSSFYSHSNSYSPLYPRYYSYHRPPH